In Mytilus galloprovincialis chromosome 1, xbMytGall1.hap1.1, whole genome shotgun sequence, the following are encoded in one genomic region:
- the LOC143050471 gene encoding ethanolaminephosphotransferase 1-like: MAKFTYLSDEVLNGFDNYKYSSIDTSPISKYVTHPFWNWVVEFYPRWIAPNLLTLTGFLQLVANFFLLTYYDCNFYAASRDHPESPPVPNWVWLVCGLNMFISHTLDGTDGKQARRTKTSSPLGELFDHGLDSWVTLFMPVAMYSVYGRGEGGVDVFRVFLITIGVQFCFMVSHWEKYITGVLFLPWGYDLSQLGLTFIYLLTFLGGHDMWKFKVPIVDMQMSNVFEIVCYVGFLGLTMPFTFWNIYESYKNKTGKMLGLWEAMRPVIATISLFSLMIVWAKFSSCDIIELYPRLFYLTTGTVFSNITCRLIIAQMSNTRCEVFHWMLVPLCCIVALVILIAPGNIEIYILWCYALIVISAHVHFGFGVVREMCDHFKINALTIKHAD; encoded by the exons ATGGCAAAGTTTACATATTTGTCAGACGAAGTTTTAAATGGCTTTGACAATTATAAG tacAGTTCAATTGATACTAGTCCCATCAGTAAATATGTTACACATCCTTTCTGGAACTGGGTAGTTGAG TTTTACCCAAGATGGATAGCACCAAATTTGCTGACATTGACAGGTTTCCTGCAGCTTGTGGCTAACTTTTTCTTATTAACATATTATGACTGTAATTTTTATGCGGCTAGTAGAGACCATCCTGAGAGTCCACCTGTTCCAAACTGGGTGTGGTTAGTGTGTGGATTGAATATGTTTATTTCACATACATTAG ATGGGACAGATGGAAAGCAAGCCAGAAGAACCAAAACAAGTAGCCCACTGGGTGAACTTTTTGACCATGGTTTAGATAGCTGGGTAACATTATTTATGCCAGTGGCAATGTACTCTGTGTATGGTCGTGGAGAGGGTGGTGTAGATGTATTTAGAGTGTTCCTTATAACTATTGGAGTACAGTTTTGTTTCATGGTATCACATTGGGAGAAATACATTACTGGTGTGTTGTTCCTGCCTTGGGGTTATGATTTAAGTCAACTT ggtTTGACATTTATATATCTGTTAACTTTCTTGGGAGGACATGATATGTGGAAatttaaagtaccaatagttgaTATGCAAATGTCAAATGTATTTGAAATTGTATGTTATG tTGGATTTTTGGGATTAACCATGCCATTTACCTTCTGGAATATTTATGA gtcatataaaaataaaactgggAAAATGCTAGGTTTGTGGGAAGCCATGAGACCTGTTATAGCAACTATTAGTTTATTTTCCTTGATGATAGTCTGGGCCAAGTTTTCCAGTTGTGACATTATAGAATTATATCCTAGACTGTTCTACTTAACAACAGGGACagtattttcaaatattaca tgTCGTTTAATTATTGCTCAGATGAGTAATACCCGTTGTGAAGTATTCCACTGGATGTTAGTACCTTTATGTTGCATAGTGGCATTGGTTATATTGATAGCTCCTGgaaatatagaaatatacatcTTATGGTGTTATGCTTTAATAGTCATCAGTGCACATGTTCATTTTGGATTTGGTGTT GTGAGAGAAATGTGTGATCACTTCAAGATAAATGCTCTAACTATCAAGCATGCTGATTGA